One part of the Vicia villosa cultivar HV-30 ecotype Madison, WI linkage group LG6, Vvil1.0, whole genome shotgun sequence genome encodes these proteins:
- the LOC131613612 gene encoding uncharacterized protein LOC131613612, producing MSQSSPSKKSSPSSETASGSRAPNVVSDQDVVLNVVPLNSVPATDPVHNPPRKMHARKSTGGSVPETFSVQGREGSAYVHNAIVDIVTRILNEGHQVDGISVPLAQIPASENSKYDQDGQDDASKDQGDVETSVDNNDEKTPGAKDVETSEAINVETSGTKDAEILEPEKAEEVPAAPSKETLNEGPTVHDVVNLDDLDDSIDIADGELISSISHRVKTRKGKQVCDQDFSKPQVTPQVTPQKKVTIKKIKKVPAEPSTTGSKTAVKKRKERSVSAPEDDVLSDEFIVNLSQDCGDGRTEDFHKVYVRRKCIDFSPAVINLYLGRDVEAQPELEVTDNEVCKVIIGGKVKKWPIKSKLSASSLNVRYALLHKIGAANWVPTNHTSTIDVGLGIFIYAVGTKTKFDYGTYIFDQTMRHAGTSATKLPIAFPSLIVG from the exons ATGTCTCAGAGTTCTCCCTCAAAGAAATCGTCTCCTTcctctgaaacagcatcaggATCTAGGGCACCCAATGTGGTGAGTGATCAAGATGTTGTGTTGAatgttgtgccattgaactcTGTTCCTGCTACCGATCCTGTTCATAATccaccaagaaagatgcatgcaagaaaatcaactggtGGATCTGTTCCAGAAACTTTTTCTGTTCAAGGTAGAGAGGGCTCAGCTTATGTTCATAATGCGATCGTAGATATTGTcacaagaatcttgaatgaagggcaccAGGTTGATGGAATATCTGTTCCTCTTGCCCAAATTCCTGCCTCTGAGAACAGCAAATATGATCAAGATGGTCAAGATGATGCTAGCAAAGATCAGggtgatgttgagacatctgttgaCAACAATGATGAGAAGACCCCTGGTGccaaagatgttgagacatctgaagctatcaatgttgaaaCATCTGGTACTAAAGATGCTGAGATTCTTGAACCTGAGAAAGCTGAAGAGGTTCCTGCTGCTCCTTCTAAAGAAACCCTTAATGAAGGCCCTACTGTGCATGATGTGGTGAATCTGGATGATCTGGATGATTCTATTGACATTGCTGATGGTGAGCTCATCTCTAGCATCTCTCATAGAGTCAAGACTCGTAAGGGAAAACAGGTTTGTGATCAAGATTTTTCCAAACCTCAAGTTACTCCTCAAGTTACTCCTCAAAAGAAGGTCACTATAAAGAAGATCAAGAAGGTCCCTGCTGAACCTTCAACCACTGGGAGCAAGACTGcagtgaagaagaggaaggaaagaagtgTTTCTGCCCCTGAAGATGATGTcttaagtgat gaATTTATTGTGAACTTGTCTCAAGATTGTGGTGATGGAAGAACTGAGGATTTTCATAAGGTGTATGTTAGAAGAAAGTGTATAGATTTTTCCCCTGCTGTTATCAACCTATATCTAGGTAGAGATGTtgaggctcaacctgagcttgaagtgactGATAATGAGGTGTGCAAAGTAATCATTGGTGGTAAGGTTAAGAAGTGGCCTATAAAGAGCAAACTGTCTGCTAGTTCTCTTAATGTCAGGTATGCATTGCTACACAAAATTGGTGCTGCTAACTGGGTGCCTACCAATCACACTTCTACCATTGATGTTGGCCTAGGAATATTTATTTATGCTGTGGGAACCAAGACAAAATTTGACTATGGGACTTATATATTTGATCAAACTATGAGGCATGCTGGTACCTCTGCTACCAAGCTCCCTATTGCATTCCCATCCCTGATTGTGGGATAA